The Rhodocytophaga rosea genome has a segment encoding these proteins:
- a CDS encoding biliverdin-producing heme oxygenase: MITQELRNKTEENHLRLEQSPILLPLSEGSLTRDNYIVILQHFYGFFQPLESALQAFAIHTHLPDFASRRKASLLSIDLKALLGSDYTTPTLSNSLPDIENISQAMGCLYVMEGSTLGGKMIYNRVQQHLGLDYTNGASFFYGYGSETGQKWKSFQQALISFSSTFHTDQDIITAANDTFTTFKKWLDTGQ, from the coding sequence ATGATTACACAGGAACTAAGAAATAAAACGGAAGAGAATCACCTTAGGTTGGAGCAAAGCCCTATATTACTACCACTTTCTGAAGGAAGTTTGACCAGGGATAATTACATTGTGATCCTGCAACATTTCTACGGTTTTTTTCAACCATTAGAGTCAGCCTTGCAGGCGTTTGCAATTCATACACATCTGCCTGATTTTGCTTCCAGAAGAAAGGCCAGTTTGCTTAGTATTGATTTGAAAGCATTGTTAGGATCAGATTATACTACTCCCACCTTAAGTAACTCCTTGCCTGACATAGAAAACATAAGCCAGGCGATGGGCTGCCTGTATGTAATGGAAGGATCAACTCTGGGTGGAAAAATGATTTACAACCGGGTGCAACAGCACTTAGGACTGGATTATACCAACGGAGCTTCTTTCTTTTATGGATATGGCAGTGAAACCGGCCAGAAATGGAAATCTTTTCAGCAGGCTTTAATTAGTTTTTCATCAACCTTCCACACCGACCAGGATATAATTACAGCGGCCAATGATACTTTTACAACTTTTAAAAAATGGCTCGACACAGGCCAATAG
- a CDS encoding response regulator, with translation MNQSMPKINCILLIDDDRVTNYLHKIVINDMEVSRHIEIKQNGKEGLQYLAACAKEGNLPELVLVDLKMPVMDGFEFVDAYRKMNLPEDITRIVMLTTSSNPKDIEKMQEKGITDFFDKPLTEEKLMLLMEKYFVKE, from the coding sequence ATGAATCAGTCCATGCCGAAAATTAATTGTATTTTACTGATAGACGACGACAGAGTTACAAATTATTTACATAAAATAGTAATAAACGATATGGAGGTGAGCCGCCATATCGAAATCAAGCAGAATGGGAAGGAAGGTTTACAATACCTGGCAGCGTGTGCTAAAGAAGGAAATCTGCCTGAACTGGTGCTGGTAGATTTGAAAATGCCTGTAATGGATGGCTTCGAGTTTGTAGATGCCTACCGGAAAATGAACCTGCCGGAAGATATTACCAGAATTGTGATGCTTACTACTTCTTCCAACCCGAAAGACATTGAAAAAATGCAGGAGAAAGGAATTACCGATTTTTTTGATAAACCCTTAACGGAAGAAAAGCTAATGCTTTTGATGGAAAAATATTTTGTAAAAGAATAG
- the glgP gene encoding alpha-glucan family phosphorylase, with the protein MSQVHTLQHPYEYNPKYTKRVAYFSMEYAIHQSFKTYSGGLGFLAGSHMRSAYDQKQNLFGIGILWKYGYYDQIRNGDNTMNVLFQQKYYNFLDDPNIIVPIYVNKHQIYVKAYYLKPDVFGTVPMYFLTTDIAENDHLAQTITHKLYDNNTYTRIAQSIVLGIGGAKVVEAVGGADMHHLNEGHALPLAFHLYAKYKDLEEVKKRMVFTTHTPEKAGNEEHPIHMLDTMGFFSSIPLEEVRQITQVEEDSFSHTLVALRMSKLANGVSQLHGEVSRDMWLGNPGICPILAITNAQNKRYWADRAMDKALSAGNDQDLFHRKLHLKKRLLDVVADQTGKIFDKNVITIVWARRFAEYKRADLLKRDIIRFNKLISSTKYPIQVIWAGKPYPLDANAVSVFNHLVTSTRKVRNCAVLTGYELGLSALLKKGADIWLNTPRRPREASGTSGMTAAMNGAVNFSISDGWVIEFAKHGENAFMIPATDPTLPIDQQDNEDYERMMDILEKEILPVYYDKPDKWRQIVKRSMSDVSPMFDSDRMVHEYYKKLYEA; encoded by the coding sequence ATGAGTCAGGTTCACACGTTACAACATCCTTACGAATACAACCCCAAATACACCAAAAGAGTAGCCTATTTCAGCATGGAGTATGCCATTCACCAGTCATTCAAAACTTATTCCGGTGGTCTGGGCTTTTTAGCTGGCTCCCATATGCGGAGTGCCTATGACCAGAAACAAAACTTATTCGGTATCGGCATTTTGTGGAAATATGGATATTATGATCAGATAAGAAATGGCGACAATACCATGAATGTATTGTTTCAGCAGAAATATTATAACTTCCTGGATGACCCTAATATTATCGTGCCCATTTATGTAAACAAACACCAGATTTATGTAAAGGCCTATTATCTGAAACCGGATGTATTCGGAACAGTTCCGATGTATTTTTTAACAACCGATATTGCTGAAAACGACCATCTGGCTCAAACGATCACCCACAAATTATACGATAACAATACCTATACCCGCATTGCCCAGAGCATCGTTCTGGGGATTGGAGGAGCTAAAGTAGTAGAAGCAGTAGGCGGTGCCGATATGCATCACCTCAACGAAGGCCATGCCCTTCCCCTGGCTTTCCATTTGTATGCCAAATACAAAGACCTGGAAGAAGTAAAAAAACGGATGGTGTTTACCACACATACGCCAGAGAAAGCCGGAAATGAAGAGCATCCGATCCATATGCTGGATACCATGGGCTTTTTCAGTTCAATCCCACTTGAAGAAGTACGTCAGATCACGCAGGTGGAAGAAGACAGTTTCAGCCATACGCTGGTTGCCCTGCGGATGTCGAAACTGGCTAACGGGGTTTCTCAATTGCATGGAGAAGTTTCAAGAGATATGTGGCTAGGCAATCCCGGTATTTGTCCTATTCTTGCCATTACCAATGCCCAGAATAAAAGATACTGGGCAGACCGGGCCATGGATAAGGCACTGTCAGCTGGTAATGACCAGGATTTATTTCACCGGAAACTGCACCTGAAAAAACGCCTCCTGGATGTTGTAGCCGACCAGACAGGAAAAATTTTCGATAAAAATGTGATTACTATTGTATGGGCGAGGCGTTTTGCTGAATACAAGCGGGCTGACTTGCTGAAACGGGATATTATCCGCTTCAATAAATTAATTTCCAGTACCAAGTATCCCATCCAGGTTATCTGGGCAGGTAAACCTTATCCGCTTGATGCAAATGCGGTGAGCGTGTTTAACCACCTGGTTACTTCCACCCGTAAAGTGCGCAATTGTGCCGTACTCACAGGCTATGAACTTGGGTTGTCGGCCTTATTGAAAAAAGGAGCAGATATATGGCTCAATACCCCTCGTCGTCCCAGGGAAGCTTCCGGAACCAGTGGGATGACAGCCGCCATGAACGGAGCCGTAAATTTCTCAATCAGCGATGGCTGGGTGATAGAGTTTGCCAAACATGGCGAAAATGCGTTTATGATTCCTGCTACTGATCCTACCCTGCCCATTGACCAACAGGACAATGAAGATTACGAACGGATGATGGATATTCTGGAAAAAGAAATTCTTCCTGTATATTATGATAAACCTGATAAATGGCGTCAGATTGTTAAGCGGAGCATGAGTGATGTTTCGCCTATGTTCGACTCCGACCGCATGGTACACGAATATTACAAAAAACTGTACGAAGCATAG
- a CDS encoding bestrophin family protein yields MVIYDNKQWFNTLVNFSRSYVIQQLFRSTLMVGIVTAIFCVLVIDVFQFEIRFQSSLFSLLGIVLSILLVFRTNTAYDRWWEGRRLWGGLVNNSRDLALMMHSMLDRGNMEDRNYFAKHIANFAVALKEHLRNGVKLEELYHLDEREIVMYKQRQHIPNQIIASLYERTQHLCRSEAITGFDSIPIRTHLQAFTDILGACERIKRTPIPFSYSIYIKIFIMLYALILPFGLIEEFGYFTIFLEMLLFYAFIGIELMAEEIEDPFGLDCNDLPTGTIATTIKNNVYEILCLYKEVEKEKVRELYEKVF; encoded by the coding sequence ATGGTCATTTACGACAACAAGCAATGGTTTAATACATTAGTTAATTTTTCAAGAAGCTACGTTATTCAGCAGCTTTTCAGAAGTACCCTGATGGTAGGCATTGTTACCGCCATCTTTTGCGTGCTGGTAATAGATGTATTTCAGTTTGAGATCAGGTTTCAATCCAGCTTATTTTCTTTACTGGGTATTGTACTCAGTATTTTACTCGTATTCCGCACCAATACCGCCTACGACCGGTGGTGGGAGGGAAGAAGGCTGTGGGGTGGCCTAGTGAACAATAGCCGTGACCTTGCCCTGATGATGCACAGTATGCTGGACCGGGGTAATATGGAAGACCGGAATTATTTTGCCAAACATATCGCTAATTTTGCTGTGGCGCTCAAAGAACATCTCCGGAATGGCGTTAAATTAGAAGAGCTTTATCACCTGGATGAGCGGGAAATTGTGATGTATAAGCAGCGGCAACACATTCCTAACCAGATCATTGCCAGTTTGTATGAACGTACCCAGCATTTGTGCCGCAGCGAAGCCATCACCGGTTTTGATAGTATTCCTATCCGCACCCATCTGCAGGCCTTTACAGATATACTGGGTGCCTGCGAACGGATAAAAAGAACGCCTATTCCTTTCTCTTACAGCATTTACATCAAAATCTTTATTATGTTGTATGCGCTTATATTACCCTTCGGATTGATTGAAGAATTTGGTTATTTTACTATCTTTCTGGAGATGCTGCTCTTTTATGCATTTATTGGGATAGAACTCATGGCTGAAGAAATTGAAGATCCTTTCGGCCTGGATTGTAATGATCTGCCTACCGGTACGATTGCAACTACCATCAAAAACAATGTATATGAGATTTTGTGTTTATATAAAGAAGTAGAGAAAGAAAAAGTAAGAGAGTTGTATGAGAAAGTGTTCTAA
- the can gene encoding carbonate dehydratase, producing MLETVKRLLDNNQEWVQEKLSEDPAFFEFLAKGQQPKFLWIGCSDSRVPTDVITKTDPGEMFVHRNIANLVINTDMNMLSVLQYAVDVLKVEHIIVCGHYGCGGVRAAMTNQHYGLIDNWLQQIKDTYNFYWPYLKGLSHEEQEARLVEFSVVQQVYNLGKTNTVQNAWEKEGRPYIHGWVYDIKTGKLVVQTPMIHDNKGIDRICRFANSNISFKEGYLEDVTTFEEITDPRQS from the coding sequence ATGTTAGAAACCGTTAAACGCCTGCTAGATAATAACCAGGAATGGGTTCAGGAAAAGCTTTCTGAAGACCCAGCTTTTTTTGAATTTCTCGCTAAAGGACAACAACCCAAATTTTTGTGGATCGGTTGCTCAGATAGCCGGGTACCTACGGACGTGATTACCAAAACAGATCCTGGGGAAATGTTTGTACACCGCAACATTGCCAATCTGGTGATTAATACCGACATGAATATGCTGAGTGTATTGCAGTATGCCGTAGATGTGCTCAAGGTAGAACATATCATTGTATGCGGCCATTATGGCTGTGGTGGTGTTAGAGCCGCCATGACCAACCAGCATTACGGACTGATCGATAACTGGCTGCAACAGATCAAAGATACCTACAACTTTTACTGGCCATACCTGAAAGGGCTCAGTCATGAAGAGCAGGAAGCCCGGCTGGTAGAATTCAGTGTCGTGCAGCAGGTATATAACCTGGGTAAAACCAATACGGTGCAGAATGCCTGGGAGAAAGAAGGCCGTCCCTACATTCACGGATGGGTATACGACATCAAAACCGGAAAACTGGTGGTGCAAACGCCCATGATTCATGATAATAAAGGCATCGACCGGATCTGCCGCTTTGCCAATTCCAACATTTCCTTTAAAGAGGGCTACCTGGAAGATGTGACAACTTTTGAAGAAATAACTGATCCTAGGCAGAGCTAA
- a CDS encoding Dps family protein: protein MKTNIGLDEKDRAGVTVILNHLLSDEYLLYTKTRNYHWNVTGRDFHELHIFFEKQYEALDEIIDEVAERVRSLGYHAFGTLEQFKKFSRLKEEVGDVPPADKMLQHLLADHETVIRQLREDQQTAAEKYHDAGTSDFLTGLMEQHEKMAWMLRAFLS from the coding sequence ATGAAAACCAATATTGGCCTGGATGAAAAAGACCGGGCAGGCGTAACAGTTATTCTCAATCATTTGCTTTCCGATGAATACCTGCTGTATACCAAAACCCGCAATTATCACTGGAATGTAACCGGAAGGGATTTTCATGAACTGCATATCTTTTTTGAAAAGCAATATGAAGCCCTTGATGAAATTATTGATGAAGTAGCCGAAAGAGTTCGTTCACTTGGGTATCATGCATTTGGTACGCTGGAACAGTTTAAAAAATTTTCCCGGCTGAAAGAAGAAGTAGGTGATGTGCCTCCGGCAGATAAAATGCTGCAACACCTGCTGGCTGACCACGAGACAGTGATCCGGCAATTGCGTGAAGACCAGCAAACGGCAGCAGAAAAATACCACGATGCCGGCACCAGCGATTTTCTAACCGGCCTGATGGAGCAACACGAAAAAATGGCCTGGATGCTCCGGGCTTTCCTGAGCTAG
- a CDS encoding ISAs1 family transposase — protein MELKKILNKVADFRVQGRCLHLLADILGLVLCGVIADCDDFDEIADYGKDNTAFLQQELGLSFVNGIPSADTLNRVIRHLDSHSLEQCFKACVAGFSLAGKQVCIDGKELRGTIPAGKKHALVRMVNVWVEEHSLSFGQVAVEAKSNEITTIPALLDTLDCKGSIITIDAIACQQAIVEKIRDKQAHYVIALKANQGVLYEQVAHFMQINKSALAFNQQLDKAHGRGEERRVYIAQCIDLVEEKEKWQDLHTLVMVERKRIIAGKKQEQTLFYISSLTDTDPALYSRYIRGHWAIENGLHWQLDVTFREDEAKVRKDKGPINLHLIRKWSLHLLKKEPSCVSVKRKRKKANRDTNFLLAILKT, from the coding sequence ATGGAACTTAAAAAGATACTAAACAAAGTAGCTGATTTTCGGGTGCAAGGCCGCTGCTTACATCTATTAGCAGATATTTTAGGCTTAGTTTTATGTGGGGTAATAGCCGATTGTGATGACTTTGACGAGATAGCAGATTATGGCAAAGATAATACAGCGTTTCTGCAGCAAGAACTAGGATTAAGTTTTGTTAATGGTATACCTTCTGCTGACACTTTAAATCGGGTGATCAGACACCTGGATAGCCATAGTTTGGAGCAATGCTTCAAAGCGTGTGTAGCTGGCTTCTCCTTAGCAGGCAAGCAGGTATGTATAGATGGCAAAGAATTGAGAGGTACTATACCTGCAGGCAAAAAGCATGCTTTGGTTCGTATGGTCAATGTATGGGTAGAGGAACATAGCTTAAGCTTTGGACAAGTAGCCGTAGAAGCCAAGAGTAATGAGATTACAACTATTCCTGCTTTATTAGATACCCTTGATTGCAAAGGTAGTATCATTACTATAGATGCTATTGCTTGTCAGCAGGCAATTGTAGAAAAGATCAGGGATAAGCAAGCCCATTATGTGATTGCCCTAAAGGCTAATCAAGGTGTACTCTATGAGCAGGTAGCCCATTTTATGCAAATCAATAAGTCTGCTCTCGCTTTTAATCAGCAACTAGATAAAGCCCATGGCAGAGGAGAAGAACGTAGGGTATATATTGCTCAATGCATTGATTTGGTAGAGGAAAAGGAAAAATGGCAGGACTTACATACTTTAGTCATGGTAGAAAGAAAACGCATTATAGCAGGCAAAAAGCAAGAACAAACCCTGTTCTATATAAGCAGTTTAACAGATACAGACCCTGCCTTGTACAGCCGCTACATAAGAGGCCATTGGGCGATAGAGAATGGCTTGCATTGGCAACTAGATGTTACCTTTAGGGAAGATGAGGCTAAAGTCAGGAAAGATAAAGGACCCATCAATCTGCATCTGATTAGAAAGTGGTCTTTGCATCTGCTCAAAAAAGAGCCTTCTTGCGTGAGTGTCAAACGGAAAAGAAAAAAAGCTAACAGAGACACTAATTTCCTGTTAGCTATTCTTAAAACTTAA
- a CDS encoding phosphoribosylpyrophosphate synthetase: MQQYETLTDALNDLQERGYVYNFNLADDCLECKEENVRLHPEQFAITEFYRFEGPSDPADNSVVYAIESDQGVKGVLVNAYGVYADSISADMINKLRTVTSA, from the coding sequence ATGCAACAATACGAAACCCTGACAGATGCCCTCAATGACCTACAGGAGCGTGGCTATGTCTATAATTTTAACCTGGCCGACGATTGCCTGGAATGTAAGGAAGAAAATGTACGGCTGCATCCTGAGCAGTTTGCTATTACTGAATTTTACCGTTTCGAAGGTCCCTCAGACCCGGCAGACAACTCTGTGGTATATGCCATTGAATCTGATCAGGGTGTTAAGGGAGTGCTGGTCAATGCGTATGGGGTATATGCTGATAGTATCTCTGCAGATATGATCAATAAATTGCGTACAGTTACTTCTGCCTGA
- a CDS encoding glutaredoxin family protein: MQKLKPLLYGTDWCPKTTGFRNYFQLMGISYEYFNVEKDPDAEQAVKDMNNGKIKFPMVVIGEKKLKNPSIQDLNIALNSYGLLTQEAE; the protein is encoded by the coding sequence ATGCAGAAACTCAAACCCCTTTTATACGGTACAGACTGGTGTCCCAAAACTACCGGCTTCAGAAATTATTTCCAGTTAATGGGTATTTCCTACGAATATTTCAATGTAGAAAAAGACCCGGATGCAGAACAGGCAGTCAAAGATATGAACAATGGAAAAATCAAATTCCCGATGGTGGTAATAGGAGAGAAAAAGCTAAAAAATCCGTCGATCCAGGATTTGAACATTGCCTTAAACAGTTATGGTTTACTTACCCAGGAAGCAGAGTGA
- a CDS encoding ATP-binding protein: MEHMILKELEEIELFADLEEEELMCDIWGETVTYKAGQQMWQEGDEARYFMAVLEGTFQIYRIIKGQHLFINTFTKGMTGGELALLAGTPHPGNAAAITDVKLLLIDEDNFWKMLADCEPVRKKILRNMAERLKEINILSFQREKLLSLGTMAAGLAHELNNPASAAKRASQNLIKTIDEFDFHSTEVLKWVMFKEPNREGFLFQPIRDIINTPVKLDSLTSSEHEDNLISWMEEQGVDDAWDMASTLVSAGFTSENLSDFTQQLVPKYIPSFLRWIHKEVEMRQLSLELKESTSRISDLVTAIKSYSYMDQNIQVAQKVDVHEGINNTLLILNHKFKTKNIKVIKEYGEGIPQVSAFGSELNQVWTNLIDNAIDAVPQQGGKIIVRTYIDDTCIVSRTVAVAIIDNGIGIPKEIQNKIFEPFFTTKGVGKGTGLGLEIAHRIIVNQHKGDIEVSSEPGNTIFTVYVPIDV; this comes from the coding sequence ATGGAGCACATGATATTAAAAGAATTAGAAGAGATAGAACTGTTTGCTGACCTGGAAGAAGAAGAATTGATGTGTGATATCTGGGGAGAAACAGTAACGTACAAAGCTGGTCAGCAGATGTGGCAGGAGGGAGACGAAGCCAGATATTTTATGGCGGTGCTGGAGGGCACTTTCCAGATATACCGCATTATTAAAGGCCAGCATTTATTTATCAATACTTTTACCAAAGGGATGACCGGGGGAGAATTAGCGCTGCTGGCTGGTACGCCTCATCCTGGAAATGCAGCAGCCATTACGGATGTAAAACTGCTCCTGATTGATGAAGATAATTTCTGGAAAATGCTGGCAGATTGTGAGCCTGTCCGCAAGAAGATATTACGTAACATGGCCGAACGGCTGAAGGAAATTAATATTCTCTCGTTCCAGCGCGAAAAATTGCTTTCTCTGGGTACCATGGCTGCAGGACTGGCGCATGAACTCAATAATCCAGCATCAGCTGCTAAACGGGCTTCGCAAAACCTGATCAAAACCATCGACGAATTTGATTTTCATTCAACAGAAGTGCTTAAATGGGTAATGTTCAAGGAACCCAACCGGGAGGGATTTCTGTTTCAACCCATCCGTGATATTATCAATACGCCAGTAAAACTCGACTCCCTCACCAGTAGCGAACATGAAGACAACCTGATCAGCTGGATGGAAGAACAGGGCGTAGACGATGCCTGGGATATGGCATCTACCCTGGTTTCAGCCGGATTTACCAGCGAAAATCTATCTGATTTCACGCAGCAACTGGTACCCAAATATATTCCCAGTTTTCTGCGGTGGATACACAAAGAAGTAGAAATGCGCCAGTTATCACTGGAACTGAAAGAAAGTACCAGCCGCATTTCAGATCTGGTGACGGCCATTAAATCGTATTCCTACATGGACCAGAACATACAGGTTGCCCAGAAAGTAGATGTGCATGAAGGAATTAACAATACCTTACTGATTCTGAACCATAAGTTTAAAACAAAAAATATTAAGGTAATCAAAGAATATGGAGAAGGTATTCCACAGGTATCGGCTTTCGGCAGTGAACTCAACCAGGTATGGACCAACCTGATCGATAATGCCATTGATGCCGTTCCTCAACAGGGAGGAAAGATTATTGTAAGAACTTATATAGATGACACTTGTATTGTTTCCAGAACCGTAGCCGTAGCCATTATTGACAATGGAATAGGAATTCCTAAAGAGATTCAAAATAAAATATTTGAACCTTTTTTTACAACCAAAGGCGTTGGCAAAGGTACCGGACTAGGGCTGGAAATCGCCCACCGCATTATTGTAAACCAGCATAAAGGCGATATAGAAGTTTCCTCTGAACCCGGAAATACAATCTTTACGGTATATGTACCCATTGATGTGTAG
- a CDS encoding ATP-binding protein produces the protein MTQELTQYLIEELQAIPTFNGLPQQQLVWFVEHASIRQVEEDEKVFRKGEQADLMLIILKGAVQLLLEQNGQVLPISTIHKGDITGLLPYSQMKVAGATGIATQSTNLLIFHRNDFPALQETCPELVARLVTVMTSRIREFTKVQEQREKMLSLSKLSAGLAHELNNPAAAIVRTIAQIRKRLGKLPKKVKQLSRHQLTDEQLSAITKLIERKVRQTALKLSSLQQSEAEDELITWMEERQIEEPWCLAETFVKTGLHVEDLQAISQQVPASALSDVLDWVEMSLSNDCLLQEVEDSSSRISQIVDSVKVYTHMDQASDRQWVELHTGIDSTLLMMAHKLRSKNIEVVRQYGENVPPVRGIVSELNQLWTNLIDNAIDAMSVGGKLEIVTFHEGKMTVASFIDNGTGIVPEILSKIFDPFFTTKEIGKGTGMGLDISNRIAMNHNAVIRVESRPGRTQFSVNFPLEMVE, from the coding sequence ATGACACAGGAACTCACGCAATATTTAATAGAAGAATTACAGGCCATTCCTACATTTAATGGGTTGCCGCAGCAACAACTGGTCTGGTTTGTAGAACATGCCAGTATCCGTCAGGTGGAGGAAGACGAAAAAGTGTTCAGAAAAGGAGAACAGGCTGATCTTATGCTCATTATTTTGAAGGGAGCAGTCCAGTTGCTGCTGGAACAAAACGGACAGGTTCTTCCCATCAGCACCATTCATAAAGGAGATATCACCGGATTATTGCCTTACTCCCAGATGAAAGTAGCAGGTGCAACCGGAATAGCTACGCAGTCTACCAACCTGCTTATTTTTCACCGCAATGATTTTCCTGCCTTACAGGAAACATGTCCTGAACTTGTTGCCCGTTTAGTAACAGTAATGACGAGCCGTATCCGGGAGTTTACCAAAGTACAGGAACAACGGGAGAAAATGCTTTCGCTCAGCAAACTATCTGCCGGTCTGGCTCATGAACTGAATAATCCCGCAGCCGCCATTGTCCGGACGATTGCCCAGATTCGCAAGCGGCTGGGTAAATTACCCAAGAAGGTGAAACAGTTAAGCAGACATCAATTAACAGATGAACAATTAAGCGCCATTACCAAGTTGATCGAGCGCAAAGTCAGGCAAACGGCCCTGAAATTATCCAGTTTGCAGCAAAGTGAAGCTGAGGATGAACTCATTACCTGGATGGAAGAACGGCAAATAGAAGAACCCTGGTGTCTGGCAGAAACTTTTGTAAAAACAGGTTTGCATGTGGAAGATTTGCAAGCCATTTCCCAGCAAGTGCCTGCCTCGGCCTTATCGGATGTTCTGGACTGGGTAGAAATGAGCCTGAGCAACGACTGTTTGTTGCAGGAAGTGGAAGATTCATCCTCCCGTATTTCTCAGATTGTGGATAGTGTAAAGGTATACACCCACATGGACCAGGCTTCTGACAGGCAATGGGTAGAACTGCATACCGGTATTGATAGTACCCTGCTCATGATGGCCCATAAACTGAGAAGTAAAAATATTGAGGTTGTGCGCCAGTATGGGGAGAATGTGCCGCCGGTACGGGGTATTGTATCTGAGCTCAACCAGCTTTGGACTAACCTGATCGATAACGCGATTGATGCCATGTCTGTAGGAGGAAAGCTGGAAATTGTTACCTTTCATGAAGGAAAGATGACCGTAGCCAGCTTTATAGACAATGGAACTGGTATTGTCCCGGAAATACTGTCTAAAATATTTGATCCTTTCTTCACGACAAAAGAAATAGGCAAAGGCACTGGAATGGGTTTAGATATTTCTAATCGTATTGCCATGAACCACAATGCCGTTATCCGGGTAGAATCCAGACCAGGTCGAACCCAGTTTTCTGTTAACTTTCCATTAGAAATGGTAGAGTAA